The following are from one region of the Candidatus Dadabacteria bacterium genome:
- the rpoH gene encoding RNA polymerase sigma factor RpoH produces the protein MNSSLPALSNSLQSYLAQIRNYPVLSREEEYELAMRHRETGDLEAARKLIVSNLKFVVRIANEYKNYNVNTMDLIQEGNIGLMKAVRGFDPTKGYRLISYAVWWIRAYIQNHIMKTWSLVKVGTNQSQRKLFYKLRSTKNKIEATGAEMGEDIYSEIARELDVPDSQVIEMDRIMSGKDLSLDANIEGSTERTYVDILGDTFDQEQFLEDSQIRPLVAKKIKEALESLKDRERYIIEKRVLTDSPETLEKLSRKFGISRERVRQIEKNALNKIRQEFQKEQFHV, from the coding sequence GTGAATTCATCTCTTCCCGCACTTTCAAACTCCCTGCAAAGCTATCTGGCGCAGATCAGAAACTACCCCGTTTTGAGTAGAGAGGAGGAGTACGAACTCGCAATGAGGCACAGGGAAACGGGAGACCTTGAGGCCGCTAGGAAACTGATCGTATCAAACCTGAAATTCGTCGTGCGCATCGCGAACGAATACAAAAACTATAACGTAAACACCATGGACCTTATCCAGGAAGGCAACATAGGACTTATGAAAGCCGTAAGGGGCTTTGATCCGACCAAGGGATACAGGCTTATCTCATATGCAGTTTGGTGGATAAGGGCTTACATACAGAACCACATAATGAAAACCTGGAGTCTTGTGAAAGTCGGAACAAACCAGTCCCAGAGAAAGCTCTTTTACAAACTGAGGTCAACGAAAAACAAAATCGAAGCCACCGGAGCGGAGATGGGAGAGGACATTTACTCCGAGATAGCCAGAGAACTTGACGTGCCAGACAGCCAAGTAATCGAGATGGACCGGATAATGTCCGGAAAAGACCTGTCTCTTGACGCAAACATAGAAGGCAGCACGGAACGTACCTACGTTGACATCCTAGGGGACACATTCGATCAGGAGCAATTCCTCGAAGATTCCCAGATCCGACCGCTTGTGGCCAAGAAGATAAAAGAAGCCCTGGAGAGCCTAAAAGACAGGGAAAGATACATTATCGAAAAACGGGTTCTCACCGATTCTCCCGAGACTCTTGAAAAGCTTTCCCGTAAATTCGGCATCTCAAGAGAGCGCGTAAGACAGATAGAAAAAAATGCTCTTAACAAAATCAGGCAGGAATTTCAAAAAGAGCAGTTTCACGTATAA
- a CDS encoding porin family protein, translated as MSRFIILTSFLLVFILFPFSSNAQQLYISTELGIGIGNSLDTDASDTDFGTLCDQHLNNPEDRNHFASGVCSSETSVWDNSFDGSTGVIAGVALGVSTDLGARIEAEYLYFGAQYDSTSPVVGGGGDIADKVNEELIRSDERIGGVNINSLFVNVYYDLPVSGQLRPYIGGGVGFGMAEVEWDAVWARNINPDVITTADDAEYLGDGNEEEDRQALHGRIAGTSSTASHTLEDTVFGYQAIVGVDYMLTDNASIGVKGRWVRYAKFSGTDEWDQLRSHAPNNGPGTNTVEYTIETDDLSAFGVSLIMKYAF; from the coding sequence ATGAGTAGATTTATAATCCTTACCTCTTTTTTACTTGTCTTCATACTGTTTCCTTTCTCATCAAATGCCCAGCAGTTGTATATAAGCACTGAATTGGGAATTGGTATCGGGAATTCTCTGGATACCGACGCCAGTGATACCGATTTCGGTACGCTGTGCGATCAGCACTTAAACAATCCAGAGGACCGTAATCATTTTGCATCTGGTGTATGTTCTTCCGAGACATCAGTCTGGGATAACAGCTTTGACGGTTCAACGGGAGTAATAGCGGGCGTCGCTTTGGGCGTCAGCACAGATTTGGGTGCGAGAATTGAAGCTGAATATCTTTATTTTGGCGCGCAATACGACTCGACATCCCCGGTTGTTGGAGGAGGTGGAGATATTGCGGATAAAGTAAATGAGGAACTTATCCGTTCTGACGAACGCATAGGAGGGGTAAATATAAACAGTCTGTTCGTTAACGTTTATTATGACCTTCCGGTTTCCGGACAGTTGCGTCCTTACATTGGAGGCGGTGTGGGTTTTGGAATGGCCGAGGTGGAATGGGATGCTGTTTGGGCCCGTAATATAAACCCGGATGTAATCACGACGGCGGATGATGCAGAATATCTGGGTGACGGCAACGAAGAAGAGGACCGCCAAGCTCTGCATGGAAGAATCGCCGGTACTTCAAGCACGGCGAGTCACACGCTCGAAGATACGGTGTTCGGTTACCAAGCAATTGTCGGCGTGGACTACATGCTGACCGATAATGCCTCAATTGGAGTCAAGGGTCGCTGGGTCAGGTACGCCAAGTTCAGCGGCACAGATGAGTGGGACCAGTTGCGCAGTCACGCCCCGAACAATGGCCCGGGAACGAATACGGTTGAGTATACAATTGAAACTGACGACTTAAGCGCATTTGGGGTCAGTCTGATTATGAAATACGCGTTCTGA
- a CDS encoding outer membrane beta-barrel protein has protein sequence MKKIIDFFVGLALGENDGAKLLAGSLAVFLLACLIIPDTGFSGVVPEDLAPSEIVDGAAQSEIEFASFGNYAGVFMGAGFMKNRIVDIDGFADWGNPGSVSDYDDTGFVGGVLVGGKFDVGGFTLRGELDGTLTNVSASTDKLDPEGLDETAESEFSWIVTARGGVEQAVGRITVFVTGGLAFAGISNSVTDIDSNESGSMVDPDDSFSKDSTEVGWAAGAGLEAALSDAWTLRFEGLYMDFGESTHLVNRSANNRCCGPETPKRAAYYEVENRLSTARLALIRRF, from the coding sequence ATGAAAAAGATTATTGATTTCTTTGTAGGTCTTGCGCTGGGAGAAAACGACGGAGCAAAACTTCTGGCAGGTAGTTTGGCAGTTTTTCTGCTCGCTTGTCTGATCATTCCAGATACCGGTTTTTCGGGTGTCGTGCCGGAAGATCTCGCACCAAGCGAAATCGTGGATGGCGCTGCGCAGAGTGAAATTGAGTTTGCAAGCTTTGGCAATTACGCCGGGGTTTTTATGGGTGCCGGTTTTATGAAAAACCGGATCGTTGACATTGACGGTTTTGCTGACTGGGGCAACCCGGGTTCTGTTTCAGATTACGACGATACGGGCTTTGTCGGTGGGGTTCTTGTAGGGGGGAAATTCGATGTCGGCGGGTTTACCCTGAGAGGCGAGCTTGACGGTACGCTGACTAATGTATCGGCGTCAACTGACAAGCTTGATCCTGAAGGTCTTGACGAAACTGCCGAATCAGAATTTTCATGGATCGTTACTGCGCGCGGGGGAGTTGAACAGGCAGTTGGCCGCATAACGGTATTTGTCACCGGCGGACTGGCTTTTGCCGGAATCAGCAATTCGGTAACCGATATCGACTCCAATGAATCGGGTTCCATGGTGGATCCCGATGATTCTTTCAGCAAAGATTCAACTGAGGTGGGCTGGGCGGCTGGAGCCGGCCTCGAAGCTGCGCTGTCAGATGCCTGGACGCTTCGGTTTGAAGGTTTGTATATGGATTTCGGGGAGAGCACACATCTTGTTAACCGATCCGCAAATAATCGCTGCTGCGGACCCGAAACTCCCAAAAGGGCCGCGTACTACGAAGTTGAAAACAGGCTTTCCACTGCACGCCTTGCACTAATTCGCCGGTTCTGA
- the alaS gene encoding alanine--tRNA ligase: MKGYDVRREFIEYFSERGHEPVRSSTLIPENDPTLLFTNAGMVQFKNVFTGAETRDFERAVSSQKCLRAGGKHNDLDNVGYTARHHTFFEMLGNFSFGDYFKEGAISYGWDLITNVYGLPKKKLWVTVYQDDDEAFDIWNKNIGVPKKKIVRMGEKDNFWSMGDTGPCGPCSEILIDQGESFGCGKPRCAVGCECDRYLELWNLVFMQFERDEKGEMTPLPRPSIDTGLGLERLTAVLQGVPSNYETDLLRGVINRIEELSGKEYSADRSTEVAMRVIADHSRALAFLISDGVFPSNEGRGYVLRRILRRAVRHSKFLGIDEPFVYRVLPAVEGIMGEAYPEIREKGDFVSQVVKSEEERFLETVDRGLELLNQEISKLGKKKKLSGKVVFSLYDTYGFPVDLTEDITRNEGIEIDLQGFEKEMEKQRTKSRKARGGGGETDLASLLLELAGETTTEFVGYKTLSSDSVITGIISRGEISQTAQEGQEAQILTDVTPFYGESGGQTGDRGEIAGQGFQAKVLDTKKLTPTLFFHNVLVERGEVRVGEGVRMEVDPVFRQGVMAHHTSTHVLHAVLKEILGTHVNQAGSFVGPDRLRFDFSHYSSIERKELDSIEQIINERIRRDDAVVTKEDVSYDEAIKDGATAIFEEKYGDRVRVVTIGDYSKELCGGTHVRASGEIGMMKIVSESASSAGVRRIEAVSGQAAWNYMKGQENILNKFSSALNAPTSELLSRLAGVVDENARLQAEIESFRAKTISETATGLIDKIENVGGINLLRVKVSVSKPAELRSLWDYLKGRMSNGVALLVAERGGQVFILVGITKDIVGRYHAGKLVSELAGIVGGKGGGGGEMAQAGGNMPGNIPKMLNYLEELI, translated from the coding sequence ATGAAAGGATACGACGTTAGAAGAGAGTTCATAGAGTATTTCTCCGAAAGAGGCCATGAACCGGTCCGCAGTTCGACTCTCATACCGGAGAACGACCCGACTCTTCTTTTTACCAACGCCGGGATGGTTCAGTTCAAAAATGTTTTCACGGGAGCTGAGACCAGGGATTTTGAAAGGGCGGTTTCCTCCCAGAAGTGTCTCAGGGCCGGGGGAAAGCACAACGATCTTGACAACGTAGGGTATACGGCGAGACACCATACTTTTTTCGAAATGCTGGGGAATTTCTCTTTCGGGGATTACTTCAAGGAGGGAGCCATCAGCTACGGATGGGATCTTATTACCAACGTTTACGGGCTGCCAAAGAAAAAACTCTGGGTCACCGTTTATCAAGACGACGACGAGGCGTTTGATATCTGGAACAAGAACATCGGCGTTCCCAAGAAAAAGATAGTCAGAATGGGGGAGAAGGACAATTTCTGGTCAATGGGAGATACGGGTCCTTGCGGTCCGTGTTCCGAGATACTGATAGACCAAGGGGAGTCGTTCGGGTGCGGGAAGCCTAGATGCGCGGTCGGGTGCGAGTGCGATCGTTATCTCGAACTCTGGAATCTCGTGTTCATGCAGTTTGAGAGAGACGAGAAAGGCGAGATGACGCCCCTTCCTCGTCCCAGCATTGACACGGGGCTCGGGCTTGAAAGACTTACGGCGGTTCTTCAGGGAGTGCCGAGCAACTATGAGACCGATCTTTTAAGAGGCGTCATAAACCGTATAGAGGAGCTTTCCGGGAAAGAATACTCCGCCGACCGCTCAACGGAAGTGGCGATGAGGGTTATAGCGGACCACTCAAGAGCGCTTGCCTTTCTTATCTCAGACGGAGTATTCCCGTCAAACGAGGGCAGGGGATACGTTTTAAGGAGAATACTCAGAAGAGCGGTCCGCCACTCGAAGTTTCTGGGGATAGACGAACCTTTTGTCTACAGGGTTCTGCCCGCGGTTGAGGGGATAATGGGAGAGGCCTATCCTGAGATCAGGGAAAAAGGGGATTTCGTGTCCCAGGTGGTGAAAAGCGAAGAGGAGAGATTCCTTGAGACGGTGGACAGGGGGCTTGAACTCCTTAATCAGGAAATCTCAAAGCTTGGGAAAAAGAAAAAGCTTTCCGGCAAGGTGGTTTTCAGTCTCTATGATACCTACGGGTTTCCGGTTGACCTCACGGAGGACATAACCAGAAATGAGGGTATAGAGATTGACCTGCAGGGTTTTGAGAAAGAGATGGAGAAGCAGAGAACCAAGTCAAGAAAGGCCCGCGGAGGCGGAGGTGAAACCGATCTTGCGTCTCTTTTACTTGAGCTTGCCGGAGAGACGACTACTGAGTTTGTCGGTTACAAGACACTCTCATCCGATAGCGTGATTACGGGAATAATAAGTCGCGGAGAGATATCCCAGACTGCCCAGGAGGGTCAGGAAGCCCAGATATTGACTGACGTCACCCCTTTTTACGGAGAGTCGGGCGGACAGACGGGGGACAGGGGCGAGATTGCTGGGCAGGGGTTTCAGGCGAAAGTCCTCGATACGAAAAAGCTCACTCCCACGCTTTTCTTCCACAATGTTCTTGTGGAAAGGGGAGAAGTGCGGGTGGGCGAAGGAGTGCGTATGGAGGTTGACCCAGTGTTCAGACAGGGGGTTATGGCTCACCACACCTCAACCCATGTGCTTCATGCCGTTTTAAAAGAAATTCTCGGCACCCACGTGAACCAGGCGGGATCGTTCGTCGGACCAGACAGGCTCAGATTTGACTTCAGCCACTATTCCTCGATTGAAAGAAAAGAACTTGATTCCATAGAGCAGATTATTAATGAGAGAATAAGACGTGACGATGCGGTCGTGACTAAAGAAGATGTCTCATACGACGAAGCCATAAAGGACGGTGCCACTGCGATATTCGAAGAGAAATACGGCGACAGGGTAAGAGTGGTAACCATAGGGGATTACAGCAAGGAGCTTTGCGGCGGAACCCATGTGCGGGCCTCGGGTGAGATAGGAATGATGAAAATAGTGTCCGAGAGCGCGTCTTCTGCGGGGGTTAGGAGGATAGAGGCCGTAAGCGGCCAGGCGGCGTGGAATTACATGAAAGGTCAAGAGAATATACTGAACAAATTTTCTTCCGCACTTAACGCTCCCACTTCCGAACTTCTCTCTAGGCTTGCGGGCGTGGTTGACGAAAACGCACGACTTCAAGCGGAAATCGAATCTTTCAGGGCAAAAACCATTTCTGAAACGGCCACAGGGTTAATTGACAAGATTGAGAACGTGGGGGGAATAAATCTTCTTCGGGTCAAGGTCTCCGTTTCAAAACCGGCGGAACTACGCTCTCTTTGGGATTACCTGAAGGGGAGAATGAGCAATGGAGTTGCTTTGCTTGTGGCGGAGAGAGGAGGACAGGTTTTTATTCTTGTGGGCATTACGAAAGATATTGTCGGCAGGTATCACGCCGGAAAATTAGTGAGCGAGCTTGCCGGAATTGTCGGCGGAAAGGGAGGCGGGGGCGGTGAAATGGCTCAGGCGGGCGGAAACATGCCCGGCAACATACCGAAGATGCTGAATTACCTAGAGGAACTCATATGA
- a CDS encoding 50S ribosomal protein L27 — protein sequence MSTKKGGGSSKNGRDSIGRRLGVKKFGGQPVVKGNIIVRQRGTSIKPGLNVGLGKDYTIFAMADGVVKFQKSGKGRTKVSVVPA from the coding sequence ATGTCAACCAAAAAAGGTGGCGGAAGTTCCAAAAACGGAAGGGATTCCATAGGCAGAAGGCTTGGCGTAAAAAAATTCGGAGGCCAGCCGGTTGTCAAGGGGAACATAATAGTAAGGCAGCGTGGTACCAGCATCAAGCCCGGTTTGAACGTGGGGCTTGGAAAGGATTACACGATATTCGCGATGGCTGACGGAGTTGTGAAATTCCAGAAATCCGGAAAAGGCAGAACCAAGGTTTCCGTAGTCCCCGCCTGA
- the rplU gene encoding 50S ribosomal protein L21 yields the protein MHAVIKTGGKQYIVKPGDIIDIEKISGEPGEEVNFEEVLLVSADGEEVKVGSPLVESARVEGKIVRQKKGEKIVVFKFKRRKGYRKKAGHRQNLTSVEITGISA from the coding sequence ATGCACGCTGTTATAAAAACCGGCGGAAAGCAGTACATAGTCAAGCCGGGTGACATTATTGATATAGAGAAAATTTCCGGCGAACCAGGCGAAGAGGTTAATTTTGAGGAAGTCCTACTCGTGTCCGCTGACGGAGAGGAAGTTAAAGTCGGCAGCCCTCTTGTTGAAAGTGCCAGAGTTGAGGGTAAAATAGTAAGGCAGAAAAAGGGCGAGAAAATAGTAGTTTTCAAGTTCAAAAGAAGGAAGGGGTACAGGAAGAAGGCGGGCCATCGCCAGAACCTGACCAGCGTTGAGATTACAGGCATAAGCGCTTGA
- the thpR gene encoding RNA 2',3'-cyclic phosphodiesterase: protein MLLRLFIAAFLPEETKDALFRYVNSFRDLVRGVRWEPKEKFHVTLRFLGDVEESRLVGISTDIGSAVSGSGCVESGFDGLRLFPGPRNPRVLALCLVRSERFQALFDGVQQAVLQNGFEREKRKFTPHVTIGRIKGDFRGIRKIPPVDATEFSITRIGLVRSELGPQGSRYTSLKTWDFQGGI from the coding sequence TTGCTCTTGAGACTTTTTATCGCGGCTTTTCTTCCCGAGGAAACAAAAGACGCGCTTTTTCGCTACGTGAATTCGTTTCGGGATCTTGTCCGAGGAGTAAGGTGGGAGCCCAAGGAGAAATTTCACGTAACCCTTAGATTCCTGGGCGATGTGGAAGAATCGCGTCTTGTGGGAATATCAACGGATATCGGTTCCGCGGTTAGCGGTTCTGGATGCGTCGAGTCGGGGTTTGACGGTCTCCGTCTGTTTCCAGGCCCGAGAAATCCTAGAGTGCTGGCCTTGTGCCTTGTGAGAAGCGAGCGGTTCCAAGCTCTTTTTGACGGAGTGCAGCAAGCGGTCTTGCAAAACGGGTTCGAGAGGGAAAAAAGAAAGTTCACCCCTCACGTGACCATAGGCAGGATCAAGGGAGATTTTCGGGGAATCAGAAAGATTCCTCCAGTGGACGCAACGGAGTTTTCCATTACTAGGATCGGGCTTGTACGAAGCGAACTCGGACCTCAGGGGTCCCGTTACACCAGCCTTAAGACATGGGATTTTCAGGGTGGTATTTGA
- a CDS encoding HNH endonuclease, translating into MLQSPVLVLNRFFIPVSVTSLKRAFILLYGGAAKAVNREYETFDFDSWKDIRSVDADDCVRTVTSVIKVPRVIILVRYDGYHRKQPKFNRINIFRRDGDKCQYCAKGFSKSDLTIDHVVPRSMGGRSTWDNVVCCCVKCNRKKGGKTPEQANMKLLTKPVKPAASIFSNLHFRTVRYEEWEPFLSFVDMSYWNVELSD; encoded by the coding sequence ATGCTTCAGTCACCGGTACTGGTTTTAAACAGGTTTTTCATCCCTGTTTCGGTAACCAGCCTGAAAAGAGCTTTTATTCTTCTTTACGGCGGGGCCGCGAAGGCTGTAAACAGGGAGTACGAGACGTTTGATTTCGATTCGTGGAAGGATATCCGTTCGGTCGATGCCGACGACTGCGTAAGGACCGTTACCAGCGTCATAAAGGTTCCTAGGGTGATAATTCTCGTGAGGTACGATGGGTATCACAGAAAACAGCCTAAGTTCAACAGAATAAACATCTTCAGAAGGGACGGGGATAAATGCCAGTACTGCGCGAAGGGTTTTTCGAAAAGCGACCTTACCATTGACCATGTTGTTCCGAGGTCTATGGGTGGAAGAAGCACTTGGGACAATGTGGTTTGCTGTTGCGTTAAGTGCAACAGGAAAAAGGGAGGAAAGACTCCCGAGCAGGCGAACATGAAACTGCTTACCAAACCCGTAAAGCCCGCTGCTAGTATTTTTTCCAACCTCCATTTCAGGACCGTGAGGTATGAGGAGTGGGAGCCTTTCCTGAGCTTTGTCGATATGTCCTACTGGAATGTTGAACTGAGTGACTGA